Genomic DNA from Bifidobacterium sp. ESL0769:
GCACGCACCCTCGGCACACCCGAGACATACGGCACCGGCATCGACTGGAACGAATTCCACACCGCCACCAGATACCCCAACCAGACCTACTAGAAAACCAAACCGCCAGACACACAATTTGGCCTATATCCCTAAGTTCGGGTTAAGTAAACAAAAGTGTGTCTTATTCTGTCCGGATGGTGGTCATGCCGAGTATCCGGCCCATCCGTGTCTGATGCCGAAGCCTGATTCGTAGGCATCGACGGCGGGGTCGTCGGGGGCCGGCTGTTGCACGGAGCGCCGGTCGAGTCCGGGAAGGGCGATGCCGTGGCCGGTATCCCTGTGTTTCGGTTTTCTTTTCCGGAGCGCGTTTTTGGCGAGCCGTTCGGGTTCGGGGTCTTGGGTTCTCATGTAGAGGAGCCATTCGCAGACGCGTCTGGCGTGCTGCGGGCTGAGGCCGTTGTGGCGTCGCATGGCGTCCTTGACCGGCTTGTTGGTGCCGCCCTCGAGCATGTTCGTGTTCCACGCGACCGGCCCTCCGGCGGTCAGTTCGGGGTCGAGCCAGGTGAAGAGCATGCCGGCGGCGTTGAGCCTGGCGAGCCGGTGGTAGGCGTCGCGGGCCTTCTGGTGGGTGTACCAGGTGCGGCGGAACCCGGTGTCGGGATCGGTGGCCACGGTCCGCTCGTCCAGCCATTCCCTGTTCTCCCCGTACCATTCCTGCAGGTCGGCCATCCACTGCCGCGCCTGTTCGGGGGTGCCGCAGCGTTCCGCGTTCACGAGCCGTCTGGC
This window encodes:
- a CDS encoding IS1249 family transposase; its protein translation is MRGNGYTKAGRRRWRCDACSASGIAARPGAKRLAEFRAWLGWVLGKTDVLQAARAIGVTTRQGFAKRTAWCWGIRPVLPKPGKAHCVEVDGTYLNGWCLLVAVDAEDGRPLAFQWCDTEKKAAWLALFRRIPRPDVVVCDGGVGCLAAIGARWPGMRVQRCLVHVLRNTRRDLTSRPRTAPGKALYKLARRLVNAERCGTPEQARQWMADLQEWYGENREWLDERTVATDPDTGFRRTWYTHQKARDAYHRLARLNAAGMLFTWLDPELTAGGPVAWNTNMLEGGTNKPVKDAMRRHNGLSPQHARRVCEWLLYMRTQDPEPERLAKNALRKRKPKHRDTGHGIALPGLDRRSVQQPAPDDPAVDAYESGFGIRHGWAGYSA